In the genome of Opitutia bacterium KCR 482, one region contains:
- the pheT gene encoding phenylalanine--tRNA ligase subunit beta, translated as MKVSLKWLNNYVDLSDVSAEAIAEALPMLGLEVESVETTGLKPLEHVVVGEILSREQHPNADKLGVCMVKIAPDKEPIQIVCGAKNYKVGDRVPVALEGAKLPAPDGGIFEIKISQLRGITSNGMMCSARELGLGCDHSGLLILEMRPEVGTPINDVFTDSDTVFEIELTANRGDCLSHIGVARELAAKFGKKLKKPELKYVPEYADKPDGTLLDSVESHTKNCPLYTAVSIKGVKIAPSPEWLRRDLEAVGLRSINNVVDVTNFVLMEYGQPLHSFDASKIRGRKIVVRQAADGEEIQTLDEKKYKLTPEATLICDGEGATALAGVMGGLDSEVSDSTADVVIESAYFNPGNVRATSRKYGINTDSSYRFARDVDPQSTLDASRRAVDLILETAGGTVCGATCKIGEAPRGDRTVEIDMPYIVDRLGFEVSQADVVGVFESLGFSVEENGNAMKVNVPSFRSEVDRPVDLVEEFVRIYGTDKIPETEMTAVAHLRDDDPLFKYNRAVSDFLASRGMNECQNYSLKDSAKLAKVHANVDALKLANPLTSDQDCLRPSLVDGLLDVVRLNISNGNDFFGFFENGKIFRADPKGKICELASTAFVIAPDPAKRLWKKREAPDFFTAKEFASDILGILGVDASRLNFAETDEPLWQNGFAAACGSEKREGFVIRFGAISAAHLRERGIERVVYAGEIMFKPDVAARKKSAEKFKAFSLFPAAPRDIAVIAKESESAESVASEIKKVAKQKLKGADFDIESIELFDSYSGKGVDEGCKSLAFALSFRSQDRTLPTEDVNKVFDAICAELGKKRKLRIS; from the coding sequence ATGAAAGTCAGCTTAAAATGGTTAAATAATTACGTCGATCTCTCGGACGTGTCGGCGGAAGCTATTGCGGAGGCTCTGCCGATGCTGGGTCTGGAAGTCGAAAGCGTGGAAACGACGGGCTTGAAGCCGCTCGAACACGTGGTCGTGGGCGAAATTCTCAGCCGCGAACAGCACCCGAACGCCGACAAACTCGGCGTGTGCATGGTAAAAATCGCGCCAGACAAAGAGCCTATCCAGATTGTCTGCGGCGCAAAAAACTACAAAGTGGGAGACAGAGTTCCCGTGGCTCTCGAAGGCGCAAAACTTCCCGCTCCCGACGGCGGAATTTTCGAAATCAAGATTTCGCAACTGCGCGGAATCACAAGCAACGGCATGATGTGCTCGGCGAGGGAGCTTGGGCTTGGCTGCGACCACAGCGGGCTGCTTATCCTCGAAATGCGCCCCGAAGTCGGCACGCCCATCAACGACGTGTTTACAGACTCCGACACGGTATTCGAAATCGAGCTTACAGCAAACCGCGGCGACTGCCTCAGCCATATCGGCGTTGCCCGCGAGCTTGCCGCAAAGTTCGGCAAAAAACTCAAAAAGCCCGAACTCAAATACGTCCCCGAATACGCCGACAAGCCCGACGGCACGCTTCTCGACTCGGTGGAATCGCACACAAAGAACTGCCCGCTCTACACGGCTGTTTCAATCAAGGGCGTAAAAATTGCCCCCAGCCCCGAATGGCTTCGCCGCGACTTGGAGGCGGTCGGTCTGCGCTCAATCAACAACGTCGTGGACGTCACAAACTTCGTCCTCATGGAATACGGACAGCCCCTGCACTCTTTCGACGCGTCGAAAATTCGCGGCAGGAAAATCGTAGTGCGTCAGGCGGCGGACGGAGAGGAAATCCAGACGCTCGACGAAAAGAAATACAAGCTCACTCCGGAAGCAACCCTTATTTGCGACGGCGAGGGCGCGACCGCGCTCGCGGGCGTCATGGGCGGGCTTGACTCGGAAGTGAGCGACTCCACTGCCGACGTCGTGATTGAATCGGCATATTTCAACCCCGGAAACGTCCGCGCGACAAGCCGCAAATACGGAATCAACACCGATTCCTCGTACAGGTTCGCCCGCGACGTAGACCCGCAGTCTACGCTCGACGCCTCGCGCCGCGCGGTGGATTTGATTCTCGAAACGGCCGGCGGCACGGTCTGCGGCGCAACCTGCAAAATCGGCGAAGCCCCGCGCGGAGACCGCACGGTTGAAATCGACATGCCCTACATTGTGGACAGGCTCGGCTTCGAAGTCTCGCAGGCGGACGTTGTCGGCGTGTTCGAATCGCTCGGCTTTTCGGTCGAGGAAAACGGAAACGCGATGAAAGTAAACGTGCCGTCGTTCAGAAGCGAAGTAGACAGACCCGTAGACTTGGTCGAAGAGTTCGTGAGAATCTACGGAACGGACAAAATTCCCGAAACGGAAATGACCGCCGTTGCGCACCTGCGCGACGACGACCCGCTTTTCAAATACAACCGCGCGGTTTCGGATTTCCTTGCCTCGCGCGGCATGAACGAGTGCCAAAACTACTCGCTTAAAGACAGCGCAAAGCTCGCAAAGGTGCACGCAAACGTGGACGCGCTCAAACTTGCGAACCCGCTTACGTCCGACCAAGACTGCCTGAGACCCTCGCTCGTAGACGGGCTGCTCGACGTCGTGCGCCTGAACATCTCGAACGGAAACGACTTCTTCGGATTCTTCGAAAACGGAAAAATCTTCCGCGCCGACCCGAAGGGCAAAATCTGCGAACTTGCCTCAACCGCGTTCGTTATCGCGCCCGACCCCGCAAAACGGCTCTGGAAAAAGCGCGAAGCCCCCGACTTCTTCACTGCAAAGGAATTCGCCTCCGACATTTTGGGAATACTCGGCGTCGACGCGTCGCGCCTGAACTTCGCCGAAACCGACGAGCCGCTCTGGCAGAACGGTTTTGCGGCGGCATGCGGCTCGGAAAAGCGCGAGGGCTTTGTAATCCGCTTCGGGGCAATCAGCGCGGCGCACCTGCGCGAACGCGGAATCGAACGCGTTGTCTACGCGGGCGAAATCATGTTCAAGCCCGACGTCGCCGCCCGCAAGAAGAGCGCGGAAAAATTCAAGGCGTTCAGCCTGTTCCCCGCCGCGCCGCGCGACATCGCGGTAATCGCGAAGGAATCGGAAAGCGCGGAATCGGTTGCGTCGGAAATCAAGAAAGTCGCCAAGCAGAAACTCAAAGGCGCGGACTTCGACATAGAGTCAATCGAGCTGTTCGACTCGTACAGCGGCAAGGGCGTCGACGAAGGCTGCAAAAGCCTTGCGTTCGCCCTCTCCTTCCGCTCGCAGGACAGAACGCTGCCGACCGAAGACGTAAACAAGGTCTTCGACGCAATCTGCGCCGAACTCGGCAAAAAGCGCAAGCTCAGAATCTCGTAA
- a CDS encoding twin-arginine translocase subunit TatC → MAKKKTNSDGEMTFLEHLEEMRGVMLKSLLVFVIALIGVGAGFSYFNTVMLYPLNAAKKIISTTSFLSGGKSEDAAAEKVGPVYLVDESAPDKKSGPYFIVAKDENSVLLGGKKGNWYDSIKLRSMSFVTPIVVWFYVSFLGALCISLPAIVYFVIQFVAPGLTAEERKLLRPGMFAAVILFCVGAAFAFSFMLPMGIAFMSSMSESMQMEMFPDAQSYYSMVLFLTLAVGVVFEVPLIEVILIYLGVLNVEWLKKNRRIVFMVILIFATVITPPDFITQVTLTIPLYMMYELALRIGSRMRKNKLRREAEREKREEEEDEKERREYARMVAKERIAEEEAEKAEEKAEEFEIDKSHYGEEGSIPDDYDPNKIDGDDYDLYGYNEEFNEDEYGLEPYVDYGRLSRPVPDFQPDWDLNRPDTSFMQPDWNLNSDEPQNDNKP, encoded by the coding sequence ATGGCGAAGAAAAAGACAAACAGCGACGGAGAAATGACGTTCCTCGAACATCTCGAAGAGATGAGGGGCGTGATGTTGAAGTCGCTGCTTGTGTTCGTAATCGCGCTAATCGGGGTCGGGGCGGGATTCTCGTATTTCAATACGGTCATGCTCTACCCGCTCAACGCGGCGAAGAAAATAATCTCGACGACCTCGTTTTTAAGCGGCGGGAAATCGGAGGACGCGGCGGCGGAAAAAGTCGGCCCCGTCTACCTTGTGGACGAAAGCGCGCCCGACAAAAAATCAGGCCCCTACTTCATCGTCGCAAAGGACGAAAACTCCGTGCTGCTCGGCGGGAAAAAGGGAAACTGGTACGACTCGATAAAACTCAGGTCGATGTCGTTTGTGACGCCCATTGTCGTCTGGTTCTATGTGAGCTTTTTGGGCGCACTCTGCATCTCCCTGCCCGCCATTGTGTACTTCGTAATTCAGTTCGTAGCCCCTGGACTTACGGCGGAGGAAAGGAAACTGCTAAGGCCGGGAATGTTTGCGGCGGTCATACTGTTTTGCGTGGGGGCGGCGTTCGCGTTCTCGTTCATGCTGCCGATGGGCATAGCGTTCATGTCGAGTATGTCGGAATCCATGCAGATGGAGATGTTCCCCGACGCGCAGTCGTATTACAGCATGGTGCTTTTCCTGACGCTCGCGGTGGGCGTGGTGTTTGAAGTGCCGCTTATCGAGGTTATTCTAATCTACCTCGGCGTGCTGAATGTCGAGTGGTTGAAGAAGAACAGAAGAATCGTCTTCATGGTGATTCTGATTTTCGCGACTGTCATTACGCCGCCCGACTTCATCACGCAGGTAACGCTTACAATCCCCCTCTACATGATGTACGAGCTTGCCCTGCGGATAGGCTCGCGCATGCGCAAAAACAAGCTCCGCCGCGAGGCGGAGCGCGAAAAGCGCGAAGAGGAGGAGGACGAAAAGGAACGCCGCGAATACGCCCGCATGGTTGCAAAGGAAAGAATCGCCGAAGAGGAGGCGGAAAAAGCCGAGGAAAAAGCGGAGGAATTCGAAATCGACAAATCGCACTACGGCGAGGAAGGCTCAATTCCCGACGACTACGACCCAAACAAAATCGACGGCGACGACTACGACCTCTACGGATACAACGAAGAATTCAACGAAGACGAATACGGGCTTGAACCCTATGTGGACTACGGCAGGCTTTCGCGCCCCGTGCCCGACTTCCAGCCCGATTGGGATTTAAACCGCCCCGACACAAGCTTCATGCAGCCCGACTGGAACCTTAATTCCGACGAGCCGCAGAACGATAATAAACCGTAA
- a CDS encoding ABC transporter substrate-binding protein: MKCFGTISRAAAACALLSALLCACSEPPKIERGQFPLPKGAETAECEVGKYGGIFVLSDAQEPKTFNLLMASDAYSAQSISLMLSPLVNYDPMKEEVVPALAESWTVSEDGKTYVFKLREGVKFSDGAELTADDVVFTFDAIFAPQLDADGKPVLDKATKRPLLRYPSRYAGQYTIGGEPIKYRKIDKYTVEFKTNKVYAPFLNDIGFIEILPKHKLQKAADDGSLQQAWSTQTAINSPSEIVSSGPFMLFSYKPGERLVMQPNPHYWRADKSGQRLPYIDFLVYKFVADVNTATILFATGQCDASAVGANDYAWVAKYAKTYAFKIYERGPEASISFLWFNQNGGKNERGEPFVKPYKFKWFSNKKFRQAVMRAIDRDGLIKSVWFSRARKLDTIISPANKKWHNPDTPKYEYSPESSREILLSEGFKYDASGALLDPEGNRVEFEFVVADGSQNSSVIATTFVENMKSIGISVKLKFLDFGTIISKIDNTFDYEAAMMGFTGGGDPSGGKAIYRSNGFLHVWNPRQKSPATDWEKRIDEIMDAQEIEMNPEARKRLIFEMQKIFSDELPLLYLITPTGYSGIAEKWRNVKIPPLGSIIWNIDELYESDEN; the protein is encoded by the coding sequence ATGAAATGCTTTGGCACAATTTCGCGGGCGGCGGCGGCGTGCGCGCTTCTGTCCGCCCTTTTGTGCGCGTGTTCCGAACCGCCGAAAATCGAACGCGGGCAGTTCCCGCTTCCGAAAGGCGCGGAAACGGCGGAATGCGAAGTCGGCAAATACGGCGGCATCTTCGTTTTGTCCGATGCGCAGGAGCCTAAAACATTCAACCTGTTGATGGCGTCCGACGCGTACTCGGCGCAGTCGATTTCGCTAATGCTCTCGCCGCTCGTGAACTACGACCCCATGAAAGAGGAGGTCGTGCCCGCGCTCGCGGAATCGTGGACGGTTTCGGAGGACGGCAAAACCTACGTCTTCAAACTGCGCGAGGGTGTGAAATTTTCGGACGGCGCGGAGCTAACCGCAGACGATGTGGTTTTTACGTTCGACGCAATCTTCGCACCGCAGCTCGACGCCGACGGCAAGCCCGTCTTGGACAAAGCCACAAAACGCCCGTTGCTCCGCTATCCGTCGCGCTACGCGGGGCAGTACACAATCGGCGGCGAGCCAATCAAATACAGGAAAATCGACAAGTACACGGTCGAATTCAAGACGAACAAAGTGTACGCGCCGTTTCTAAACGACATCGGGTTCATCGAAATTCTGCCGAAACACAAGCTGCAAAAAGCGGCGGACGACGGCTCGCTTCAACAGGCGTGGTCTACGCAAACGGCGATAAACTCGCCGTCGGAAATAGTGTCGTCGGGGCCCTTCATGCTGTTTTCGTACAAGCCGGGAGAAAGGCTCGTCATGCAGCCCAACCCGCACTACTGGCGGGCAGACAAAAGCGGGCAACGCCTGCCCTACATAGACTTCCTAGTCTACAAATTCGTAGCCGACGTTAACACCGCGACAATCCTCTTCGCCACGGGGCAATGCGACGCCTCCGCCGTCGGCGCAAACGACTACGCGTGGGTGGCAAAATACGCAAAAACCTACGCGTTCAAAATCTACGAGCGCGGGCCGGAAGCCAGCATCTCATTCCTCTGGTTCAACCAAAACGGCGGCAAAAACGAAAGGGGCGAGCCGTTCGTAAAACCCTACAAATTCAAGTGGTTCTCGAACAAAAAATTCAGGCAGGCGGTAATGCGGGCAATCGACCGCGACGGACTGATTAAAAGCGTGTGGTTCTCGCGGGCGAGAAAGCTCGATACAATCATAAGCCCCGCAAACAAAAAATGGCACAACCCCGACACGCCCAAATACGAATACTCGCCCGAAAGCTCGCGGGAAATCCTGCTCTCGGAGGGCTTCAAATACGACGCGTCGGGCGCGCTGCTCGACCCGGAGGGCAACCGCGTGGAATTCGAATTCGTCGTTGCCGACGGCTCGCAAAACTCTTCGGTAATCGCGACGACGTTCGTCGAAAACATGAAATCCATAGGCATTTCCGTGAAGCTTAAATTTCTGGACTTCGGCACGATTATCTCGAAAATCGACAACACTTTCGACTACGAGGCCGCCATGATGGGCTTCACGGGCGGCGGCGACCCCTCCGGCGGCAAGGCAATATACCGCTCCAACGGCTTTCTGCACGTCTGGAACCCGCGCCAAAAATCTCCCGCAACAGACTGGGAAAAACGCATAGACGAAATCATGGACGCGCAGGAAATCGAGATGAACCCCGAAGCACGCAAACGCCTGATTTTCGAAATGCAGAAAATCTTTTCGGACGAGCTTCCCCTGCTCTACCTAATCACGCCGACGGGGTATTCGGGAATCGCGGAAAAATGGCGCAACGTGAAAATTCCGCCATTAGGCTCAATCATCTGGAACATCGACGAACTGTACGAATCGGACGAAAACTAA
- a CDS encoding ABC transporter permease subunit produces MLKFITRRVFSLIPLLLGISLLVFLLMYLAPGDFLSEARNSKDISPEIVKQEEARLGLDKPWYVQYGRWLNGVSPIKTSLLLPENMRKGKAPIYFGAPDFGYSWSYKIPVSELVGQRFFPTLWLALASTLLTYAVAIPLGVLAAVKRDSLFDKISSFAAYGALSVPYFFLALLAVLFAATTGVFPTGGQVSIMHDFMSPPAQLADYLDHLVLPTLVLSLGGMASVMRVMRGNFLDYSKAEFVTTARAKGLSENAIMFRHVLRNAVNPIITSFGFAFAGLLSGALLVENVMNYPGLGQLIYSAIVKQDQYVVMAGVVIGCAMLVAGQTLADVLLALADPRIRLDNEKIPHVKLAAFFGAALAATALLTWISEAHPQVFDALKTAAKWILFAMLAILCAVIAAGLARAAAYFAKNLLRATLKRPRGAVALCALAAMYIAAALAPFIAPYEPTRQCLDKSFHPPTGFFFKDGSLYAKVYRNADPSIAKYEAVEGEGVRVKFFARAADSDYKIFGLVPFPYKLFAADSQQADARIFLLGSDSTGRDVFSRLLYGARVSLSIGFVGIAITLAVGFVVGGLSGYFGGTFDFVSMRLVEFLMAIPGLYLLLAMRSALAPHFDSAQMYLMIVVILSFVGWAGTARVIRGMSLSLAKSQYVQAAKAMGEPPLKIITKHFLPNVLGYLIVGATLSIPAYILGEAALSFLGLGIQEPSASWGLMLAQAQNDTKVLMLGFWWLLSPGVAIFATVLAFNMLGDVLRDIADPKQNK; encoded by the coding sequence ATGTTAAAATTTATCACAAGACGGGTATTTTCATTGATTCCGCTTCTGCTCGGAATCAGCCTGCTTGTGTTCCTTTTGATGTACCTTGCCCCCGGAGATTTTCTGAGCGAGGCGCGAAACTCGAAGGATATTTCGCCCGAAATCGTCAAGCAGGAGGAGGCTCGGCTCGGCCTCGACAAACCGTGGTATGTACAGTACGGACGCTGGCTCAACGGCGTCTCGCCGATTAAAACTTCGCTGCTTCTGCCCGAAAACATGCGCAAGGGCAAAGCTCCGATATATTTCGGCGCGCCGGATTTCGGATATTCGTGGAGCTATAAAATCCCCGTGTCGGAGCTTGTGGGACAGCGGTTTTTCCCGACGCTCTGGCTTGCGCTTGCAAGCACGCTGCTGACGTACGCGGTCGCAATTCCCTTGGGCGTTCTGGCGGCGGTGAAGCGCGATTCGCTCTTCGATAAAATTTCGTCGTTTGCAGCGTACGGCGCGCTCAGCGTGCCCTACTTTTTCCTCGCGCTTCTGGCGGTTCTCTTTGCGGCGACCACGGGCGTTTTCCCGACGGGCGGGCAGGTGTCAATCATGCACGACTTCATGTCGCCGCCCGCACAGCTCGCCGACTACCTCGACCACCTCGTTCTGCCGACGCTCGTTTTGTCGCTCGGAGGAATGGCGTCGGTAATGCGCGTAATGCGCGGGAATTTTCTGGACTATTCAAAGGCGGAATTCGTTACAACCGCGCGGGCAAAGGGGCTTTCCGAAAACGCGATAATGTTCAGGCACGTCTTGCGGAACGCGGTAAACCCGATAATTACATCGTTCGGCTTCGCGTTCGCGGGGCTGCTATCGGGCGCGTTGCTTGTCGAAAACGTCATGAACTACCCTGGGCTCGGGCAGCTGATTTATTCGGCGATAGTAAAGCAGGACCAGTACGTTGTAATGGCGGGCGTGGTGATTGGCTGCGCCATGCTCGTGGCGGGGCAGACGCTCGCCGACGTTTTGCTTGCGCTCGCCGACCCGCGAATCAGGCTCGACAACGAGAAAATCCCGCACGTGAAACTTGCGGCGTTTTTCGGTGCGGCACTCGCGGCGACTGCGCTTTTGACGTGGATTTCGGAGGCGCACCCGCAGGTTTTCGACGCTCTGAAAACTGCGGCAAAATGGATTCTGTTCGCAATGCTCGCAATCCTCTGCGCGGTAATCGCGGCGGGACTTGCGCGGGCGGCGGCGTACTTCGCAAAAAACCTGCTTCGGGCAACGCTCAAACGCCCGCGCGGGGCGGTCGCGCTCTGCGCCCTTGCTGCGATGTACATTGCCGCGGCGCTCGCGCCGTTCATCGCGCCCTACGAGCCAACGCGCCAGTGCCTCGACAAATCGTTCCACCCGCCGACGGGCTTCTTTTTCAAGGACGGCTCGCTCTACGCAAAAGTCTACCGAAACGCCGACCCGAGCATCGCCAAATACGAAGCGGTCGAGGGCGAAGGCGTGCGCGTAAAATTCTTCGCGCGGGCGGCGGATTCCGACTACAAAATTTTCGGGCTTGTTCCCTTCCCCTACAAGCTTTTTGCGGCGGATTCGCAACAGGCGGACGCGCGTATTTTCCTGCTTGGATCCGACTCCACTGGGCGCGACGTTTTCTCGCGCCTGCTCTACGGGGCGCGGGTGTCGCTTAGCATAGGCTTTGTGGGAATTGCAATCACGCTCGCGGTGGGATTCGTGGTCGGCGGGCTGTCGGGATACTTCGGCGGCACGTTCGACTTCGTTTCGATGAGGCTTGTCGAATTTCTCATGGCAATCCCAGGTCTGTACCTGCTTCTTGCAATGCGCTCGGCGCTTGCGCCGCATTTCGACAGTGCGCAGATGTACCTGATGATTGTCGTGATTCTCTCGTTCGTGGGCTGGGCGGGAACTGCGAGGGTAATACGCGGAATGTCGCTTTCGCTCGCAAAAAGCCAGTACGTTCAGGCGGCGAAAGCCATGGGCGAACCGCCTCTTAAAATAATAACGAAGCATTTTCTACCCAACGTGCTCGGCTACCTGATTGTGGGAGCCACGCTCTCGATTCCCGCGTACATTCTGGGCGAGGCGGCGCTGTCGTTTTTGGGGCTGGGCATTCAGGAGCCGTCGGCGTCGTGGGGGCTTATGCTCGCGCAGGCGCAGAACGACACAAAGGTGCTCATGCTCGGCTTCTGGTGGCTGCTGTCTCCCGGGGTCGCGATTTTTGCGACGGTGCTTGCCTTCAACATGCTCGGCGACGTTCTCAGAGACATCGCCGACCCGAAACAAAACAAATGA
- the priA gene encoding primosomal protein N', with protein sequence MDEQGKIASITLFSGIDRELSYIAPDSVEVGSMVRVPLRGGSAAGVVTKLTDAKDFDSSGFKLKKIYSKVQDEPVLTPDLVQLARWIRDYYGCGIQTVLETMIPAVVRAGKSALEALEVAPLALPDADALEKLRRRAPQQAAVCAFLADNPEPLLKTALMKLSGAPSQAIDALAKKGILEIRKRVVQRSAYDDELSGAEAVSSEPHKLNGEQQAAFDAIISDTKSGGFKTRLLYGVTGSGKTEVYMRAMREVLDAGRSCIFLVPEIALTPQTVGRLRSRLGEYQLVVWHSNLTDGQRLDAWRMLASGKARVVVGARSCIFAPLENIGLIIVDEEHDGAYKQDKNPRYNGRDVAVLRAKTCGAVCVLGSATPSLETLNNAKTGKYELSRISKRIDGCKLPLVHIADMKREKPGALVSGILREKLADRLDKGEQTILFLNRRGYSKVFECPDCGYVEECPHCSVSMTWHKRENIIKCHICGYTAKAPDACKKCGSPKAKWRGHGTQKLEDAIAAMFPSARIGRMDRDAMKRRDNYRKVLGDFRTGRLDILIGTQMIAKGLDFPRVTLVGIVDADISLHMPDFRAGEKTYQLVVQVAGRAGRGDGEGEVVIQTMQPEAAPIQYAKRDDMESFLEEELANRNEYSYPPSMRLIRHIFRSRSEQKLEFYTEEWAKRAVEEFGDICQVRGPAPAPLERSEDFYRWHIWYFCKSVKPVVSAIRRLKDDFKFDEDVDDVLDVDPMSLM encoded by the coding sequence ATGGACGAACAAGGTAAAATAGCCTCCATAACGCTTTTCAGCGGCATCGACAGGGAGCTTTCGTACATCGCGCCCGACTCCGTCGAAGTCGGCTCGATGGTGCGCGTGCCCCTGCGCGGCGGCTCGGCGGCGGGGGTCGTCACAAAATTGACCGACGCAAAAGACTTCGACTCGTCGGGCTTCAAGCTCAAAAAAATCTACTCGAAAGTTCAGGACGAACCCGTGCTCACGCCCGACCTCGTGCAGCTCGCCCGCTGGATTCGCGACTACTACGGCTGCGGAATCCAAACCGTGCTCGAAACGATGATTCCCGCCGTCGTCCGCGCGGGGAAGTCGGCACTCGAAGCCTTGGAGGTTGCGCCGCTCGCCCTCCCCGACGCCGACGCCCTCGAAAAGCTACGCCGACGCGCCCCCCAACAGGCGGCGGTTTGCGCGTTTCTTGCCGACAACCCCGAACCGCTTTTGAAAACCGCCCTCATGAAACTTTCGGGCGCGCCGTCTCAGGCGATTGACGCGCTCGCAAAAAAGGGAATTCTGGAAATCCGCAAGAGGGTCGTCCAACGCTCGGCATACGACGACGAGCTTTCGGGCGCGGAGGCGGTTTCCTCCGAGCCGCACAAGCTAAACGGCGAACAGCAGGCGGCATTCGACGCAATAATCTCCGACACAAAATCGGGCGGATTCAAAACGCGCCTGCTCTACGGCGTGACGGGTTCGGGCAAAACGGAAGTGTACATGAGGGCAATGCGCGAAGTGCTCGACGCGGGGCGCTCGTGCATATTCCTCGTGCCCGAAATCGCGCTGACGCCGCAGACTGTGGGACGCCTCAGAAGCAGGCTCGGCGAATACCAGCTTGTGGTCTGGCACAGCAACCTTACCGACGGGCAGCGGCTCGACGCGTGGAGAATGCTCGCGTCGGGAAAGGCGAGAGTAGTTGTAGGGGCGCGGAGCTGCATTTTCGCGCCGCTCGAAAATATCGGGCTTATAATAGTTGACGAAGAGCACGACGGCGCGTACAAGCAGGACAAAAACCCGCGCTACAACGGCAGGGACGTCGCCGTTCTGCGGGCTAAAACCTGCGGCGCGGTCTGCGTCTTGGGCTCGGCGACGCCGTCGCTCGAAACGCTCAACAACGCAAAAACGGGCAAATACGAGCTGTCGAGAATTTCGAAGAGAATCGACGGCTGCAAGCTTCCGCTCGTGCACATAGCCGATATGAAGCGCGAAAAGCCCGGCGCGTTGGTGTCGGGAATACTCCGCGAAAAGCTCGCCGACAGGCTCGACAAGGGCGAACAGACGATATTATTTTTAAACAGGCGCGGATACTCAAAGGTGTTCGAATGCCCCGATTGCGGATACGTCGAGGAATGCCCCCACTGTTCTGTCAGCATGACATGGCATAAGAGGGAAAATATAATAAAATGCCACATTTGCGGATATACTGCAAAAGCCCCCGACGCGTGCAAAAAATGCGGCTCGCCGAAGGCCAAATGGCGCGGGCACGGCACGCAGAAGCTCGAAGACGCAATCGCTGCGATGTTCCCGTCGGCGCGAATCGGGCGCATGGACAGGGACGCCATGAAGCGCAGGGACAACTACCGCAAGGTGCTCGGCGACTTCCGCACGGGCAGGCTCGACATACTCATAGGCACGCAGATGATTGCCAAGGGGCTTGACTTCCCGCGCGTCACGCTCGTTGGAATCGTAGACGCCGACATTTCGCTCCACATGCCCGACTTCCGCGCGGGCGAAAAAACCTACCAGCTTGTAGTGCAGGTCGCGGGTCGCGCCGGGCGCGGCGACGGCGAGGGCGAAGTCGTAATCCAGACAATGCAGCCCGAAGCCGCGCCGATTCAGTACGCCAAGCGCGACGACATGGAATCGTTTTTGGAGGAGGAGCTGGCGAACAGAAACGAGTATTCCTACCCGCCGTCGATGAGGCTTATCAGGCACATTTTCCGCTCTCGCAGCGAGCAGAAGCTCGAATTCTACACGGAGGAATGGGCGAAACGCGCGGTCGAGGAATTCGGCGACATATGCCAAGTGCGCGGCCCCGCCCCCGCCCCGCTCGAACGCAGCGAAGACTTTTATAGGTGGCACATCTGGTACTTCTGCAAGAGCGTAAAGCCCGTGGTTTCGGCAATCCGCAGGCTCAAAGACGACTTCAAATTCGACGAGGACGTAGATGACGTTCTCGACGTAGACCCGATGTCGCTCATGTAG